From one Flavobacterium sp. N502536 genomic stretch:
- a CDS encoding SusC/RagA family TonB-linked outer membrane protein has product MKKLLIRKLNFIPLLLCLWLPNINFAQANQAQKTISGKVTDDKNNTLPGVSISIKDSKYNAATDIDGNYTLVYSSSLVNPVIVFSYMGFIEKSEAVNNRAELSVSMQEETNKLNEVVVIGYGSQKKSNVTGAISTVKKESLETRATTSPAEALQGLVAGVNVQKSGGVAGAGVSVKIRGVNTFGATEPLYIIDGFQGSINTINPTNIESMEVLKDGAAAAIYGSVAANGVIIVTTKNGQKEGVKVDFSSFLSITNPSKTLDLLDADGYRTVHKRMYDEYNKYATSPKALPAYINAPSDINTDWQDQVFRSGFTQNYGLGIQGRQGDFKFALYGNFVKQKGIVIDNQFGSQTASARVSFKKSIFDIDGKMAYIGTQNALPNFQLREVYTMSPLVPVYDDNEEYGYGLTSKNGLPAGTNPVAEEHFKKSNDVGQDITANIAATANIAPWLKYKLAYSYRVKNNQQMEHFPPYIANPKEVHLYPLQRELRTTWNEQILDNIITIDKTFGKHVFGLMIGNTFNSQASNWNEVIVEGKTTDYTVENGQLVSIDRPSGFLDPGFETIGAGRGGTYTADGSKFQYNRVSFFSRLNYSYNDRYLLQMTVRRDGSSKFGKDSRWGTFPSIALGWKIEQEDFFPKDIFISTLKLRASWGQLGNEAALGYYSANTLINTGNSLGSGYVQGIGSNPWPGSIAKALENRNLQWETTDSKNIGIDYTLLKGKISGSMNYYHNVTDKLLITKRLAPSAGVDDPILNVGKISNSGFEFEVNYRDQVNEFKYNAGLNFTTLKNKVIALANEGQTIYGEGLKFGDEHFPTQARVGSPISGFYLYKTDGIFQSTQEVAAHNKNGVLLQPNAQPGDIRFKDLNDDGVIDDKDKAYSGTGLPKVEVNLTLGASYKGFDFSALIGSGWGNKLYNGNRYFYESMNSGTNMLVSTLNSWTPDNRSDIPRAVLQDPNGNSRESDRFLENGNFIRMRQLQLGYTIPSSMLGKAKMDKLRFYVSVENLFTITDYSGIDPEFSRASVLNTGVDRFVYPFTRSFVSGIQYIF; this is encoded by the coding sequence ATGAAAAAACTACTCATTAGGAAATTAAATTTTATTCCTTTACTGTTATGCTTGTGGTTGCCAAACATCAACTTTGCGCAAGCAAATCAGGCACAAAAGACCATTTCTGGAAAAGTCACTGATGACAAAAACAATACATTGCCGGGTGTGAGTATTTCTATTAAAGACTCTAAATACAATGCTGCAACTGATATTGACGGAAATTATACCTTAGTATATTCATCAAGCCTTGTCAATCCGGTTATTGTCTTTTCATACATGGGATTTATTGAGAAAAGCGAGGCTGTAAATAACCGCGCTGAACTTTCAGTTAGCATGCAGGAAGAAACCAATAAACTGAATGAAGTAGTGGTCATTGGTTATGGTTCTCAGAAAAAAAGTAACGTAACAGGAGCTATTTCTACGGTTAAAAAAGAGAGCCTCGAAACCAGAGCTACCACGAGCCCGGCCGAAGCACTTCAGGGCTTAGTCGCAGGGGTAAACGTGCAAAAAAGCGGTGGTGTGGCAGGAGCTGGTGTAAGCGTAAAAATTCGTGGGGTAAATACCTTTGGAGCTACAGAACCACTGTATATTATTGACGGTTTTCAAGGATCTATTAATACCATAAATCCAACCAATATTGAATCAATGGAGGTGTTGAAAGATGGTGCTGCAGCTGCAATTTACGGATCTGTTGCTGCGAATGGTGTAATTATCGTAACGACTAAAAACGGACAAAAAGAAGGTGTAAAAGTAGATTTCAGCTCTTTTTTAAGCATCACAAATCCATCTAAAACATTAGATTTATTAGATGCTGACGGATATCGTACCGTTCACAAAAGAATGTACGATGAGTACAATAAATATGCGACTTCGCCAAAGGCACTTCCGGCATATATAAATGCTCCGTCTGACATCAATACAGATTGGCAGGATCAGGTTTTCCGTTCCGGATTTACACAAAACTACGGTTTGGGAATTCAGGGAAGACAAGGCGATTTTAAATTTGCTTTGTATGGTAACTTCGTAAAACAAAAAGGAATTGTAATTGACAATCAATTTGGTTCTCAAACAGCTAGTGCAAGAGTAAGTTTTAAAAAATCTATTTTTGATATAGACGGAAAAATGGCCTATATCGGAACACAAAATGCATTGCCTAACTTCCAATTGAGAGAGGTATACACCATGTCACCTTTGGTTCCGGTTTATGACGATAATGAAGAATACGGTTATGGATTAACCAGCAAAAATGGTCTGCCTGCCGGAACAAATCCGGTTGCTGAGGAACATTTTAAGAAAAGCAATGATGTAGGACAGGATATTACAGCCAATATTGCGGCAACTGCTAATATTGCGCCTTGGTTAAAATATAAATTAGCGTATTCTTACCGTGTGAAGAACAATCAGCAAATGGAGCATTTTCCTCCATACATTGCTAATCCAAAAGAGGTACATTTATATCCGTTGCAAAGGGAGTTGAGAACAACCTGGAACGAGCAAATCTTAGACAACATTATCACAATTGATAAAACTTTTGGGAAACATGTTTTTGGTTTAATGATTGGTAACACTTTTAACAGTCAGGCCTCTAACTGGAACGAGGTAATTGTAGAAGGTAAAACAACCGATTATACAGTAGAAAATGGACAATTGGTTTCTATAGACCGTCCATCAGGATTTCTTGATCCGGGATTTGAAACTATTGGTGCCGGAAGAGGTGGAACATATACTGCCGACGGATCAAAATTTCAGTACAATCGTGTTTCTTTTTTCAGCAGATTAAACTACTCTTACAACGATCGCTATTTGTTGCAAATGACGGTTAGAAGAGACGGTTCTTCTAAGTTTGGAAAAGACAGCCGTTGGGGAACTTTCCCGTCTATTGCATTAGGATGGAAAATAGAACAAGAAGATTTTTTCCCGAAAGATATTTTTATTTCTACGTTGAAACTACGTGCGAGCTGGGGACAATTGGGTAATGAGGCAGCTTTAGGATATTACTCTGCAAATACACTGATTAATACCGGTAATAGCTTGGGTTCAGGTTATGTACAAGGAATAGGAAGCAACCCTTGGCCTGGAAGCATTGCAAAAGCTTTAGAAAACAGAAACCTACAATGGGAAACTACAGATTCTAAAAATATTGGTATCGATTATACCCTTTTAAAAGGAAAAATTAGCGGTTCGATGAACTACTACCACAATGTGACCGACAAATTATTAATTACAAAAAGACTGGCTCCATCTGCCGGAGTTGATGATCCAATTTTGAACGTAGGTAAAATTAGTAACAGCGGATTTGAGTTTGAGGTAAATTACCGCGATCAGGTTAATGAATTCAAATACAATGCAGGTTTAAACTTTACGACACTTAAAAACAAAGTAATAGCACTAGCCAACGAAGGACAGACTATTTATGGAGAAGGATTAAAATTCGGAGACGAGCATTTTCCAACTCAGGCACGTGTAGGAAGCCCTATTAGTGGATTCTATCTTTACAAAACGGATGGTATTTTCCAAAGTACTCAAGAGGTAGCAGCTCATAATAAAAATGGTGTTTTATTACAGCCAAATGCTCAGCCGGGAGATATTCGTTTTAAAGATTTAAATGATGATGGTGTTATTGATGATAAAGATAAGGCGTACTCCGGAACCGGATTACCAAAAGTAGAAGTGAACCTTACTTTAGGAGCAAGCTATAAAGGCTTTGATTTCTCAGCTTTGATTGGAAGCGGTTGGGGGAATAAATTGTACAACGGAAACCGTTATTTTTATGAGTCTATGAACTCAGGAACCAATATGCTGGTTTCAACTTTAAATTCATGGACACCGGATAACCGCAGCGATATTCCAAGAGCCGTATTGCAGGATCCTAATGGAAACAGCCGTGAGTCAGATCGTTTTCTGGAAAATGGAAATTTTATAAGAATGCGTCAATTGCAATTAGGATATACGATCCCAAGCAGTATGTTAGGCAAAGCAAAAATGGACAAACTTAGATTTTATGTGAGTGTAGAGAATTTATTTACGATCACCGATTATTCTGGTATTGATCCTGAGTTTTCACGTGCTTCTGTGCTTAATACTGGCGTTGATCGTTTTGTGTATCCATTTACAAGATCGTTTGTATCGGGTATTCAGTATATATTTTAA